A single genomic interval of Acidovorax sp. 1608163 harbors:
- the pstS gene encoding phosphate ABC transporter substrate-binding protein PstS — protein MKLSAIRVLVAGVVAAGAFSSAMAQQEATGAGASFPAPLYSKWAADYNKATGVKINYQSVGSGAGLRQIEAKTVDFGASDAPLKDEDLSKKGLVQFPTVIGGVVPVVNIKGIAAGQIKLSGQVLGDIYLGKITNWNDAAIKALNPGVALPDAAIAPVRRADGSGTSFIFTNYLSKVNAEWKSKVGEGTAVNWPTGAGGKGNEGVAAFVGRLPNSIGYVEYAYVKQNKMTYVQMQNADGQFVAPDDSAFKAAAAGADWAKSFYQILTNQPGKESWPITGATFILMQKSQDKPVQAATSLKFFEWAYKSGDKTAEDLDYVPMPDAVKGVILKSWAGIQDTAGKAIAYK, from the coding sequence ATGAAACTGTCTGCGATTCGAGTTCTGGTTGCCGGTGTGGTTGCTGCGGGTGCTTTTTCCAGCGCCATGGCGCAGCAAGAGGCAACTGGCGCGGGTGCCAGCTTTCCTGCACCCCTGTACTCCAAGTGGGCTGCTGATTACAACAAGGCCACTGGCGTGAAGATCAACTACCAATCCGTTGGCTCCGGAGCTGGCCTGCGCCAGATCGAAGCCAAGACGGTGGACTTTGGTGCCTCTGACGCCCCGCTCAAGGACGAAGATCTGAGCAAAAAGGGCTTGGTTCAGTTTCCTACCGTGATCGGTGGCGTGGTGCCTGTGGTCAATATCAAGGGCATTGCGGCCGGCCAGATCAAGCTCAGCGGCCAAGTGTTGGGTGACATCTACCTGGGCAAAATCACCAACTGGAACGATGCCGCCATCAAGGCGCTCAACCCCGGTGTGGCTCTGCCTGATGCCGCCATCGCCCCTGTGCGCCGTGCCGACGGTTCGGGCACCAGCTTCATCTTCACCAATTACCTGAGCAAGGTGAATGCTGAGTGGAAGAGCAAGGTGGGTGAGGGCACTGCAGTGAACTGGCCTACCGGTGCAGGTGGCAAAGGCAACGAAGGCGTGGCTGCTTTTGTGGGCCGTCTGCCTAACTCCATCGGTTACGTGGAGTACGCCTACGTCAAGCAAAACAAGATGACCTACGTGCAGATGCAAAATGCCGACGGTCAGTTTGTCGCCCCTGACGACTCGGCCTTCAAGGCTGCCGCTGCAGGTGCCGATTGGGCCAAGAGCTTCTACCAAATCTTGACCAATCAGCCTGGCAAGGAATCCTGGCCCATCACTGGCGCCACCTTCATCCTGATGCAGAAGTCGCAAGACAAGCCTGTGCAGGCTGCTACGTCTCTGAAGTTCTTTGAATGGGCTTACAAGTCTGGGGACAAGACGGCTGAAGACCTGGACTATGTGCCTATGCCTGACGCTGTGAAGGGTGTCATTCTGAAGTCTTGGGCGGGTATCCAAGACACGGCTGGTAAGGCGATTGCATACAAGTAA
- the pstC gene encoding phosphate ABC transporter permease subunit PstC produces the protein MLADRIFGWLARSAAVLTLLLLVGILVSLVIGAWPSIAKYGLSFLTRSVWDPVQNEYGGLVMIYGTLATSVIALLIAVPVSFGIALFLTELSPAWLKRPLGTAIELLAAVPSIVYGMWGLMVFGPILARFVQQPLQAMFSGVPYLGAFVSGPPVGIGILSAGIILAIMIIPFIASVMRDVFEVTPALLKESAYGLGATTWEVVFKVVLPFTKTGVLGGVMLGLGRALGETMAVTFVIGNMNQLDSLSVFEAANSITSALANEFAEAGEGLHQASLIYLGLVLFFITFVVLSLSKLLLSRLKKSEGARS, from the coding sequence ATGTTGGCTGACCGCATTTTTGGTTGGCTCGCTCGCAGCGCAGCCGTGCTGACCCTGCTGCTCCTGGTGGGCATCCTTGTTTCTTTGGTGATCGGAGCCTGGCCTTCGATCGCGAAATATGGCCTCAGTTTCCTGACCCGTAGCGTCTGGGACCCCGTACAGAACGAGTACGGTGGCTTGGTCATGATTTACGGCACTTTGGCCACCTCGGTCATTGCCTTGCTGATCGCAGTGCCCGTGAGTTTTGGCATTGCGCTGTTTTTGACCGAACTTTCTCCCGCCTGGCTCAAGCGTCCTTTGGGGACTGCGATCGAGCTGCTGGCGGCCGTGCCGTCGATTGTGTATGGCATGTGGGGGCTGATGGTGTTTGGCCCCATTCTTGCACGCTTTGTGCAGCAGCCTTTGCAAGCGATGTTCAGCGGCGTGCCTTACCTGGGCGCTTTTGTGTCGGGCCCTCCCGTGGGCATCGGCATTTTGTCGGCGGGCATCATCCTGGCCATCATGATCATCCCCTTCATTGCGTCGGTGATGCGTGATGTGTTTGAGGTGACCCCCGCCTTGCTCAAAGAGTCTGCCTATGGCTTGGGTGCAACCACTTGGGAGGTTGTCTTCAAAGTGGTGCTGCCGTTCACCAAGACCGGTGTGCTTGGTGGCGTCATGCTGGGCCTGGGCCGTGCGTTGGGCGAAACCATGGCCGTGACATTCGTCATCGGCAATATGAACCAGCTCGACTCCCTGTCGGTGTTTGAAGCAGCCAATAGCATCACCTCTGCTTTGGCCAACGAGTTCGCCGAAGCGGGCGAAGGCCTGCACCAGGCATCGCTGATTTACCTGGGCTTGGTGTTGTTCTTCATCACCTTCGTGGTGCTGTCTTTGTCCAAGCTGTTGCTGTCGCGTCTTAAAAAGAGTGAAGGGGCGCGTTCATGA
- the pstA gene encoding phosphate ABC transporter permease PstA gives MSTSQRLISAADLAQMRQTRYNGRKRVNQIALTLSLAAMLFGVFWLVWILWETIRLGLGGLSVALFTQMTPPPNEVGGISNAIFGSLVMVTMATFVGTPIGIMAGIYLAEYESRSWLAATTRFVNDILLSAPSIVIGLFVYAVVVARFKSFSGYAGVLALALIVIPVVIRTTENMLLLVPASLREAAYALGTPKWRVITMVTLRAARAGVITGVLLAVARIAGETAPLLFTALNNQFWNADLSKPMASLPVTIFKFAMSPYENWQELAWAGVFLITVAVLGLNILARVLTRQK, from the coding sequence ATGAGTACCTCTCAACGCCTGATTTCTGCCGCCGATTTGGCGCAAATGCGGCAAACCCGCTACAACGGCCGCAAGCGCGTCAACCAGATTGCGCTCACGCTGTCTTTGGCGGCCATGCTGTTCGGTGTGTTCTGGCTGGTCTGGATTCTGTGGGAAACCATCCGCCTGGGCCTGGGTGGCCTGAGCGTGGCGCTGTTCACGCAGATGACCCCTCCACCCAACGAGGTGGGAGGTATCTCCAACGCCATCTTTGGCTCGCTGGTCATGGTAACGATGGCCACGTTTGTGGGCACGCCCATCGGCATCATGGCCGGGATCTACCTGGCCGAGTACGAGTCGCGCAGCTGGCTGGCGGCCACGACCCGGTTCGTGAACGACATTTTGCTGTCCGCCCCGAGCATCGTGATCGGCCTGTTTGTGTACGCAGTGGTGGTGGCCCGGTTCAAGAGCTTCTCAGGCTACGCCGGGGTGCTGGCCTTGGCGCTGATCGTGATTCCGGTGGTCATCCGCACTACCGAAAACATGCTGCTGTTGGTGCCTGCCAGCCTGCGTGAGGCGGCGTATGCCCTGGGCACGCCCAAGTGGCGCGTCATCACCATGGTCACCTTGCGCGCGGCCCGTGCCGGTGTGATCACTGGGGTGCTGCTGGCTGTGGCGCGCATTGCGGGTGAGACGGCACCTCTGCTGTTCACCGCGCTCAACAACCAGTTCTGGAACGCCGATCTGTCCAAACCCATGGCCAGCCTGCCGGTCACGATTTTCAAATTTGCGATGAGCCCCTATGAGAATTGGCAGGAGCTGGCGTGGGCCGGCGTGTTCCTGATCACGGTAGCCGTTCTCGGTCTCAACATCCTGGCGCGTGTTTTGACACGCCAGAAATAA
- the pstB gene encoding phosphate ABC transporter ATP-binding protein PstB: MPSTLQASASANSKITVRDLNFYYGKFHALKGINLDIPENKVTAFIGPSGCGKSTLLRTFNRMFELYPEQRAEGQIVLDGENLLTSKQDVALVRAKVGMVFQKPTPFPMSIYDNIAFGVKLFESLNATDMDDRVEWALRKAALWNEVKDKLNQSGSSLSGGQQQRLCIARGIAIKPEVLLLDEPCSALDPISTAKVEELIAELKNDYTVVIVTHNMQQAARCSDYTAYMYLGDLVEFGETEQMFFKPQRKETEDYITGRFG, translated from the coding sequence ATGCCCTCCACCCTGCAAGCATCCGCATCCGCCAACTCCAAGATCACGGTGCGCGATCTGAACTTTTACTACGGCAAATTCCACGCCCTCAAGGGCATCAACCTGGACATCCCCGAGAACAAGGTCACGGCCTTCATCGGTCCATCGGGCTGTGGCAAATCCACCTTGTTGCGCACCTTCAACCGCATGTTCGAGCTGTACCCTGAGCAGCGCGCTGAAGGCCAGATCGTGCTGGATGGTGAAAACCTGCTGACCAGCAAGCAAGACGTGGCCTTGGTGCGCGCCAAGGTGGGCATGGTGTTCCAGAAACCCACGCCGTTCCCCATGTCCATCTACGACAACATTGCGTTTGGTGTGAAGCTGTTTGAAAGCCTCAATGCCACCGACATGGACGACCGTGTGGAATGGGCGCTGCGCAAGGCGGCACTGTGGAACGAAGTCAAGGACAAGCTCAACCAAAGCGGCTCCAGCCTCTCGGGCGGCCAACAGCAGCGCCTGTGTATTGCACGCGGCATTGCCATCAAGCCCGAAGTGCTGTTGCTGGACGAGCCTTGCTCGGCGCTGGACCCTATCTCCACCGCCAAGGTCGAGGAACTGATTGCCGAGCTGAAGAACGACTACACCGTGGTCATCGTGACCCACAACATGCAGCAGGCCGCGCGCTGCAGCGACTACACCGCCTACATGTACCTGGGCGATCTGGTGGAGTTTGGCGAGACAGAGCAGATGTTCTTCAAGCCCCAGCGCAAGGAAACCGAAGACTACATTACCGGCCGTTTCGGCTGA
- the phoU gene encoding phosphate signaling complex protein PhoU, with amino-acid sequence MPEKHLSTQFDSELNNVSSRVMELGGLVESQIRQAIYALSQFSMEAVEQVVAMEQRVNAMEVEIDHELSSIIARRQPTARDLRLLIAFSKATANLERMGDEAHKMARMVKSIIESGAARSLPSSDLRMAADLASGLLRKALDAFARLDTKAALAILKEDDLIDKEFDGFVRKLVTYMMEDPRTISASLDLLFLAKAIERIGDHSKNVAELIIYLVKGKDVRHAAMDDIESTVLQ; translated from the coding sequence ATGCCCGAAAAACACCTGTCCACCCAGTTTGACAGCGAACTCAACAACGTCTCTTCCCGTGTGATGGAGTTGGGCGGCTTGGTGGAATCCCAAATCCGCCAGGCGATCTATGCCTTGTCGCAGTTCAGCATGGAGGCCGTGGAGCAAGTGGTTGCCATGGAGCAGCGCGTGAATGCCATGGAAGTGGAGATTGACCATGAGCTTTCTTCCATCATCGCCCGCCGGCAACCCACGGCGCGCGACCTGCGCTTGCTGATTGCCTTCTCGAAGGCCACGGCCAACCTCGAACGCATGGGCGACGAAGCACACAAGATGGCGCGCATGGTCAAGTCCATCATTGAAAGCGGTGCCGCGCGCTCACTGCCCTCCAGTGATTTGCGCATGGCGGCAGATTTGGCCTCTGGCCTGCTGCGCAAGGCCCTGGATGCCTTTGCCCGCCTGGACACCAAAGCCGCGCTCGCCATTCTGAAAGAAGACGATCTGATCGACAAGGAGTTCGACGGGTTTGTGCGCAAGCTGGTCACCTACATGATGGAAGACCCTCGCACCATCTCTGCCAGCCTGGACTTGCTCTTTTTGGCCAAGGCGATTGAGCGCATTGGCGACCACTCCAAGAATGTGGCCGAACTCATCATCTATCTGGTCAAAGGCAAGGACGTGCGCCATGCCGCGATGGACGATATTGAATCGACCGTGTTGCAGTAA
- the phoB gene encoding phosphate regulon transcriptional regulator PhoB — MKKMPRVLIVEDEPAIAELIAVNLRHNGFQPIWSEDGESAQRELDAVLPDVILLDWMLPGQSGLQLARKWRADSRIKAIPILMLTARGDEPDKVAGLDAGADDYITKPFSTQELLARIRAVLRRRAPEQVNDSVTIGDLVLDAATYRVTFQAQPLKVGPTEFKLLHFLMKHSERVHSRSQLLDKVWGDHVFIEERTVDVHVKRLREALGTAGTMVETVRGAGYRLTAQPQALMQA, encoded by the coding sequence ATGAAGAAAATGCCCCGGGTCTTGATCGTTGAGGATGAACCCGCGATTGCTGAGCTGATTGCCGTGAACCTGCGGCACAACGGGTTCCAGCCCATCTGGTCGGAAGATGGCGAGTCGGCCCAGCGCGAGCTGGATGCCGTGCTGCCAGACGTGATCCTGCTGGACTGGATGCTGCCAGGCCAAAGCGGCCTGCAGCTCGCCCGCAAGTGGCGCGCCGACAGCCGCATCAAGGCCATCCCGATCTTGATGCTCACTGCGCGCGGGGACGAGCCTGACAAGGTGGCCGGTCTGGATGCTGGTGCAGACGACTACATCACCAAGCCGTTTTCCACGCAGGAGCTGCTGGCCCGCATCCGCGCCGTGCTGCGCCGCCGCGCGCCCGAGCAGGTGAACGACAGCGTGACCATTGGCGATCTGGTGCTGGACGCGGCCACCTACCGCGTCACCTTCCAGGCGCAGCCCCTCAAGGTGGGCCCCACCGAGTTCAAGCTGCTGCACTTTCTCATGAAGCACTCGGAGCGGGTGCACAGCCGCTCGCAATTGCTCGACAAGGTGTGGGGCGACCATGTGTTCATTGAAGAGCGCACTGTGGATGTCCACGTCAAGCGCTTGCGCGAGGCGCTGGGCACAGCAGGCACCATGGTCGAGACCGTGCGCGGCGCAGGTTATCGTCTCACGGCCCAGCCCCAGGCGCTGATGCAGGCCTGA
- a CDS encoding MATE family efflux transporter, with product MLAGQLAVMAFGVTDTLVAGRDGEASLAALSVGSAIFISIYVGLMGVLQALMPVWAQQRGAGDLPAVGRSVRQSLYLCAAASVLGMGLLLSPAPLLRWTEIPPTLRAEVVQYLAVLAFALPAALLFRIYSTLNQALGRPQLVTWLQVGSLFIKIPLSIWFTLGGAGLPAQGVVGCAWATLIVNYTMLGLALWLLRTQSIYEPLQLWRPLERPHGPTLGSFLQLGVPAGLAIMVEVTSFTLMALFIARQGTTAAAAHQIASNMGALLYMVPLSLAIATSTRVSYWLGAGDPQHARRIVHMGFRLAALTGIALAAMLFIANHAIASLYSGSPAVVAVASGLLLWVAAYHLADACQTLCVFVLRSYHITVAPLVVYCVLLWGLGLGGGYLLAYGTWSPWAQMAHSPTAFWACSALALAITAAAFGAMLLKAAARTALPPPSA from the coding sequence GTGCTGGCAGGGCAGTTGGCGGTGATGGCGTTTGGCGTCACTGACACCTTGGTCGCAGGCCGGGATGGCGAAGCGTCATTGGCGGCACTGTCGGTGGGCTCGGCGATTTTCATCAGCATTTATGTGGGCCTGATGGGGGTGCTGCAGGCACTGATGCCGGTGTGGGCGCAGCAACGTGGCGCAGGCGACCTGCCAGCGGTGGGGCGGTCGGTGCGGCAGTCGCTGTACCTGTGTGCAGCCGCATCGGTGCTGGGCATGGGGCTGCTGTTGTCACCCGCCCCTCTCCTGCGATGGACCGAGATCCCGCCCACGCTGCGCGCCGAGGTGGTGCAATACCTGGCGGTGCTGGCCTTCGCACTGCCTGCCGCGCTGCTGTTTCGCATCTACAGCACACTGAACCAGGCGCTGGGCAGGCCGCAGTTGGTGACCTGGCTGCAGGTGGGCTCGCTTTTTATCAAAATCCCGCTGTCCATCTGGTTCACGCTGGGCGGCGCGGGCCTGCCCGCCCAAGGGGTGGTGGGGTGCGCCTGGGCCACGCTGATCGTGAACTACACCATGCTGGGGCTGGCGCTGTGGCTGCTGCGCACCCAAAGCATCTACGAGCCGCTGCAACTGTGGCGCCCGCTGGAGCGCCCCCATGGCCCCACCCTGGGCAGTTTCTTGCAACTGGGCGTGCCTGCGGGCTTGGCCATCATGGTGGAGGTGACGTCGTTCACGCTGATGGCGTTGTTCATCGCGCGCCAGGGCACCACGGCGGCGGCGGCGCACCAGATCGCCTCGAACATGGGGGCCCTGCTGTACATGGTGCCCCTGTCACTGGCGATTGCCACCAGCACCCGCGTGAGCTACTGGCTGGGCGCGGGTGACCCGCAACACGCCCGCCGCATCGTTCATATGGGTTTTAGGCTTGCAGCGCTCACAGGTATTGCGCTAGCAGCTATGTTATTTATAGCAAACCATGCCATAGCCAGCCTGTACTCGGGCAGCCCTGCCGTGGTGGCGGTGGCGTCGGGCTTGCTGCTGTGGGTAGCGGCCTACCACCTGGCCGATGCCTGCCAAACCCTGTGCGTCTTTGTGCTGCGCAGCTACCACATCACGGTGGCACCACTGGTGGTGTATTGCGTGCTGCTGTGGGGCCTGGGGCTAGGGGGCGGCTACCTGCTTGCTTACGGCACATGGAGCCCCTGGGCGCAGATGGCCCACTCACCCACTGCATTCTGGGCCTGCAGCGCCCTGGCCCTGGCCATCACCGCCGCCGCGTTTGGCGCCATGCTGCTCAAAGCCGCCGCACGGACGGCGCTGCCCCCGCCATCAGCGTAG
- a CDS encoding type B 50S ribosomal protein L31 has translation MKEGIHPNYREVLFVDLSNGFKFVTRSCVNTKETETFEGKDYPLFKLDTSSESHPFYTGTQKSVDNMGGRVEKFRNRFGKTTAAK, from the coding sequence ATGAAAGAAGGCATTCACCCCAATTACCGCGAAGTGTTGTTCGTTGACCTGTCCAACGGCTTCAAGTTCGTGACCCGTTCTTGCGTGAACACCAAGGAAACCGAAACCTTCGAAGGCAAGGACTATCCTCTGTTCAAGCTGGACACTTCCTCTGAATCGCACCCCTTCTACACTGGCACACAAAAGTCGGTGGACAACATGGGCGGCCGCGTGGAGAAGTTCCGCAACCGTTTCGGCAAGACCACCGCAGCGAAGTAA
- the rho gene encoding transcription termination factor Rho — protein sequence MHLNELKALHVSEVLKQAEELEIENTGRMRKQELMFAIIKKRAKAGEQVFADGVLEILPDGFGFLRSPDTSFTASTDDIYISPSQVRRFNLHTGDMIEGEVRTPKDGERYFALTKLDAVNGGPPEQNKHKVMFENLTPLFPKEQMRLEREIKGEENITGRIIDIIAPIGRGQRALIVAPPKSGKTVMMQHIAHAITANNPDVHLMVLLVDERPEEVTEMQRTVKGEIIASTFDEPAARHVHVAEMVIERAKRLVELKKDVVILLDSITRLARAYNNVVPSSGKVLSGGVDAAALQRPKRFFGAARKVEEGGSLTIIATALVDTGSRMDEVIFEEFKGTGNCEIHLNRRLYEKRVFPAIELNKSGTRREELLLAPEILQKTRILRQFMYNMDEIESMELMIKNMKATKTNVDFFDMMRRGG from the coding sequence ATGCACTTAAACGAACTCAAGGCACTGCACGTGTCTGAAGTCCTGAAGCAGGCCGAAGAACTCGAAATCGAAAACACGGGCCGCATGCGCAAGCAGGAGCTGATGTTTGCCATCATCAAAAAGCGCGCCAAGGCGGGCGAACAGGTGTTTGCAGACGGCGTGCTGGAAATCCTGCCCGATGGTTTTGGCTTCTTGCGCAGTCCCGACACCAGCTTCACGGCCAGCACGGACGACATCTACATCAGCCCCAGCCAGGTGCGCCGCTTCAATCTGCACACCGGGGACATGATCGAAGGCGAAGTGCGCACGCCCAAGGATGGCGAGCGCTACTTTGCCCTGACCAAGCTCGATGCCGTCAACGGCGGCCCACCGGAGCAAAACAAGCACAAGGTGATGTTCGAAAACCTGACGCCCCTGTTCCCCAAGGAACAAATGCGCCTGGAACGCGAGATCAAGGGTGAAGAGAACATCACCGGCCGCATCATCGACATCATCGCCCCCATCGGCCGCGGCCAGCGCGCGCTGATCGTCGCCCCGCCCAAGAGCGGTAAGACGGTGATGATGCAGCACATCGCCCACGCCATCACGGCCAACAACCCCGATGTGCACCTGATGGTGCTGCTGGTAGACGAGCGCCCTGAAGAAGTGACCGAAATGCAGCGCACGGTGAAGGGCGAGATCATCGCCTCCACCTTCGACGAGCCCGCCGCCCGCCACGTGCACGTGGCCGAGATGGTGATCGAGCGCGCCAAGCGCCTAGTCGAGCTCAAGAAGGACGTGGTGATCCTGCTGGACTCCATCACCCGCCTGGCCCGCGCCTACAACAACGTCGTGCCGTCGAGCGGCAAGGTGCTGTCCGGCGGTGTGGACGCCGCCGCACTGCAGCGCCCCAAGCGCTTCTTCGGCGCTGCCCGCAAGGTCGAAGAAGGTGGCTCGCTCACCATCATCGCCACCGCGCTGGTCGACACCGGCAGCCGCATGGACGAAGTGATCTTTGAAGAATTCAAGGGCACGGGCAACTGCGAAATCCACCTGAACCGCCGCCTGTACGAAAAGCGCGTGTTCCCCGCCATCGAGCTCAACAAGAGCGGCACGCGCCGCGAAGAGCTGCTGCTGGCGCCCGAGATCCTGCAAAAGACCCGCATCCTGCGCCAGTTCATGTACAACATGGACGAGATCGAGTCGATGGAGCTCATGATCAAGAACATGAAGGCCACAAAAACGAATGTGGACTTCTTTGACATGATGCGAAGGGGCGGGTAA
- the trxA gene encoding thioredoxin TrxA: protein MASELIKHVSDASFEADVLQPGTPVLVDYWAEWCGPCKMIAPILDEVAGTYQGKLQIAKMNVDENREIPAKFGIRGIPTLMLFKDGQLAATKVGAMSKAQLTAFIDQQLA, encoded by the coding sequence ATGGCCAGCGAACTCATTAAACATGTCTCCGACGCCAGCTTTGAAGCCGACGTGCTGCAACCCGGCACCCCGGTGCTGGTGGATTACTGGGCCGAGTGGTGCGGCCCCTGCAAAATGATTGCCCCCATCCTGGACGAAGTCGCAGGCACCTACCAAGGCAAGCTGCAAATCGCCAAGATGAATGTCGACGAAAACCGCGAAATCCCTGCCAAGTTCGGCATCCGCGGCATCCCCACCTTGATGCTGTTCAAGGATGGCCAACTGGCCGCCACCAAAGTGGGCGCCATGAGCAAGGCGCAACTGACTGCCTTCATCGATCAGCAACTGGCCTGA